The Acropora muricata isolate sample 2 chromosome 7, ASM3666990v1, whole genome shotgun sequence genomic interval AGTTTCCCACTAACACTGACCACAGTCTTTTTCAATAAACCAAAGCCTTTATACCTTTCTGGAGGTATCAGTAAAACCACCCCAGCGATCAATATTTACCATCCTCCGACCCCACCCTACACGCACAGTAAAAAAATATACTGCATACTCACAAATCAAAATGGCGTGGTCCCACCAATCCACAGAACACTCTTCAAACCTCAACCCGCCTGTCATCTTCATCTCTATCGCGTGACTCGGCTTAGCCAGAGACCAGGCCAGCAAGTACACAATGTACAAAGCAAGAATCGGAGCGAGGCGCTGTGAAAGTTGCCGATCGGTGAGTTTTATCTTCTGTGCAGACTTAACACGATAAATCACAGAAATTCTGAAATGTAATGACAGTATTTTTAGGCCAAATTTCCTTTGACCTTCCACGTACAGACAATAAGGGAAGCCATGACGGCTGCTGCAAGGAAAACATCAGTTCAAAATAGAACTTGCCgtaagttaagtgttttgcgattgtTCCATGTTGGTCGAGATGAGCAAAGTAacctttcacttgattggcacGAATAGTTTTCAAGAAAAGGCACACAATTACAGATTTACTTTCGCGGGCTCAAGTTGTCGTCAGAAcataaaatttgaaactttcacCTTGCAATTTCCCCTAAAGAAATGTCCTTAAATGCATGCTGCTCCTCCTTTTGTACGATTATTTCCCTGATTTAACCAaccatatcattgatttgtttCTCAAACTCGTTTAAGAGATTGAGAATGGGGCATGTCGGGAAATCTGTCCTGACGTCAATATTTAATAAACGTTTGACGCCAAAAAGCTTATGCATGAGCACAACCACATCCGCGGGCAGTGTGTCAGCCATGAGCAGCTGTTTCGGCCTTATTAGGCCTCATTAGCATGGCATAGACGACAAAACCATGCCATGCATGCACACGCCATACGGCCCTGTTGATGTGGCTGTGGAAATGCGTAGGTAGATGGCCACACAATGGTGATGCTGGAACCATACGTTGACCTCGCTTTTAGccctttttaaaaattaaacaagccaTATCTACAAAGGTGAAGTTTTGATAAGAGCGAGAATCTGGAACGGATATCGAGGGAAGCATTCCGTGTACTACGAGTCTCGCGCGTGCGCGCGTAGTTTGTTCTCTATTTTATCTCCAGCcgaaactataataataatattgataggTATTTTAATGGCGCTTTATTCAATGACTACAAAGACTCAAATAGCTTTACAAGGGATAGTGAGGGACTTCTTTATGGCACAAGTGGCAACGGTTACAATTCTTATTTGAAAATAACCAGAAGGATTCAACAGGTGCCCCCAGTAAGGAAGGAGAGACAGACCACCAGACTcaatgccctactcttttcgaacctTGAGTGGTATCTTTAACGTCCCAAACAAGTGCTGTGAGACGCGACCCACGGTTTATCGCGCGCTCTTATCTGAGAACACTACGAAAGTCTCGTAACCATTTacagatgtcattacaaagaCAGCGctttcttctcagttatttgaaaaccctgagtgttggttcggccgcggatttggacccgcGACCTCCTGCACGATAGCCTGTTGCTCTATCAACTGAGCAACCTGTTAGCATTCTAGGACAAGCAGGAGAAACCCTTCATTGATGAATGTAACATACACTGAATTGGAGAGTAATACAAACAAATGTACATGTGTGAGTTAAGCAATAAATAATGACGCATAAAATTACCTCCAGGTTTTAAGGAGCAAAGACGTGAAACCAAGTCCAAAGCCAATGTGGCGAAACCAAAGACGCATGATGCAAAAGAGGTTCCTGGATCCCGGGTATTCGATTAACATCTGTGGAAGacgagataaaaaaaaatcttaagaaTTTTTACAAAGGTAACGACTTTGATACCAGCAAGAAGTTGCTTTTGCCGACTATGCACCCACCAATGAACTTTGGACTAAAACGTAATTACACGTGATCAATGAGAGCTCTACTAGCTTCTGATTGAATGCACCATGTTTAAATGCCATTAGTTAGGACCTCAGAAGAGGTGAGAATCTATGTAACTAATACATGCATAAGAAGGTTTTATGACCTCATACCCTTGACCAGTACTTCTCCCTTGGCTGCTGGGGCGGTCAGAGGTCCTCCGAATGAGGTTCAAGGTCTCAACTCACCTCACAATACTGCAAAATGCATCccaacaaaataataacaagGAATTGTGGGCTTGCAGTTTTAACTACCTGTGGGAAATAAAAGACCTCCTCAATACTCAAGCACTTCTGACGactttgcaacaaaaaatgaaaacgacAGGTTTGACATTGCATTGTCATGCGAGAGCGGAGAAATTCTTCACTTTCTCGAGAACTCTATTTTTAACGGTCCTATGACCTGCATATTGTTTTCAGGGTAAGAGGAATTTTTAATATAACATCATTTATTGCTTCTTTCTCCAGTCACAGGCCGTGTATGGCTGGAAAAATTAAGGGTCTCTCCGAAAGAAGGACGATCAATCCTCTCAGAATTGCAAACCTTGTTTGCATTATCGCCCACGAGCAAGATCTTTGTTAGTTCTGTGCGATTGCTCAAAAACGTCAAATGGCTCCATGAGAAGTTGTAAATGTTATATTGCAACAAATGAATCCCTTCCGAAAAGTTGCCCTCCATTTTAACGACGGGCCGCTTTTAAATGAGGACCGTGTCTTTAAAAGCGAAGATGTGCAGGTGTAATGTTACAGGAGGCAAAACACTCAGATTCAACTGATAGCAAAATACGAAACAAGTTTCCTCAGGGCACGACAGTTTATGCTTAGATTCTTTAGTAAAACTCTTCTATCACGTTCAACGCATGCGCAGATTTGGGAAAAACGGTCCAGGTTACCCAAGGAGTTAGAACCAAAACTCACCACTCTCCAACAGACTGCGAATTTTCTTACCTTGAGTTCGCGAAAGTGAATTACAAATGCCATTATTCCAATAGCACCTACGATACTAACAGCTGTTAAACCCATCAGTGCCTTCCTCAGAGGCCAGTCCATGGTCACGATGCACGGTGAACTATCTTTACATGTCTTACAACCGGGTTGGCACTTCAGGCATTGAAAAGAGTCTGGGTTAGAGTAGTAGCTGGCTTTTTGGTCAGCAGCTTCAGCCTCAATTACAGAGCCATTGAAGTATTTCTCACGAGCTGTGACGTTAGGAAAGTAGTAACCAGGCTTACACACGCACTTGTAGGAACCAGCTCGAAAACCAAGACCACTGACGAAAGtgcactgaaaaaagaaaaaaaaactaagggCAAAGATTACTTAAGCAATCGGGGGTGATACTTCCACGAATAGTTGCCGAATTTCACAATAAGCGCAAGCTATTTTTAAAGAGCAGAAGAAATCCGTCCTTCTCTTAAGAGAGCAATGCGTCGATCGCTTTGGAAACCGTCGTTTCTACGATTTCTTGCGCATCAACTCCACAAACGGTTCGTGAACGTACCTCCAATTGGCCACGAAATCTGTCACTCTGATAAAAATCTTTTCTGAACTGCGATAGGCGCACAGAGCTTAGAATGATTTGATGATATAATCGTTAATATCAACAAAGGCTATTACCAACACAAGCTTAGGGCGCGAAATTATCTCGCTCTTGTTTTAAAAGACATTGCAGTGAAGAGTATATGAAACGCAGACTGACGGTCACTTGATTATCCCAGATATCAGCGCCACCATAGATAACGGTGCTACTTTACCCATTTAGAAACTGAGGCCTCGAAAGTTATaattaggaggacactttatgacatTTACTGTCAGTGTGCCTCAtcacaagcgatattgaagttgagccaaagtgcgGCGGGACACGTCGTGACGGCGTGCATAAAAGTACTTGCAAGCCCGTGCATATCTGCCCACTTGGTCTCAAAGCTGAAGTGCTAGAGCACTACACCGGTATAGCAGCGATCAGGGTTCAAACTCCTGAATATCTCAGGTCTTGCGACGATATCACTTTTGAACTCACATGCAAACCATAAAGTAAATTTTGAAGTTGGCTGAACTCCGAAATATctataaaataaaaagaaaaaaggctgTTCTTTTCACCTGTGTGGTCTCATTCTTGCAGTTATGAGTGCCCGCGAAAATTTCGAACTGAAATATACCTCCGCGTGTTTTATCGCATTGATTGATGTCCACATTCGTTAGAGCTATGTCAATTGTGCCCACACCCCTGTGTAGGAAGAAAAGCAAAATGTAGAAAAAGATTAGCGACTGCTAAGAGTACAACACACAGGATGCAATGAAAAGCCGCAACCATAAAAACGGAAAACAATAACCGGCAACATACCACTGGCCAAAAGTTAGAGATCGCGCGAGAGAAATCAATTGAAAGGGCTCTATGGACCAAGTCGTTGTTGTGGTCATACAGTGACCACGTCCCCTCAAAAAAAGTATGCTTATCGAAGGAACTTTTTGATGGAAACCCTACTCATCAGTTcctgttttattaaaaatgacGGTGTTACTGAAAAATGTCACAGATGGCAGACACTCAGATTAAACCGATAACACAACCCGAAAAAATTTCCTTTAGGCAGAACAGCACCAGCACCAATATTCTTCAGCGAAACTCCTTCATCGCACAACGCATGAGCAAATTTGTCGAGCTAACCAGGGAGTTAACACCGAAATCCATGACTCTCTAGACCAGACGCACATTCATGACttgagaaaggaaaaaaaaatccgaAAACGTGACTTCTAATACCCCTGAGGAAGCAGCCAGAGTGAAAGAAGTGAGCAAATGAAAGTTCCGCTAATGAGACACTAAACTGAACTTACATGAAGGAGACATTTCCTTTCTTGTCCCAGTTTCCCAAGATTGGAGAAGAGTACGTTATGACCCAGGCTTTAAGAGTGGAGCACTCGAAGTAAGGCCGACTCCACAACCCGTCAATGGACTCAACAAAGTGATGCGTGAGATTCATTCGTTTGTCAGCTTTGTTCTCTTGAAAGAAATATGTCGATCGGGTTGGAAACGCTCGGTTCAACGATTTCTGGCGCATAAACTTCATAAACGCTTCATGGACGTAGCCCCAATTGGCCGACCAATCTGTGATTTTGATAAAAGAGTCTTCTGAATTGCGATAGGCGTACGGAGCATAAAATGAATTGTTAATGAAGCTGTTATTATCCAACACAAGCGCCGAGCCAACAATGAGAGGATCGTGTTCAAGATTATTTCGGACCATAGCGTACAGTACTTCGGGATGGGTCCGTAGCACCATGCCATCGGAAAAATTCAACGATTTTGCCGAGCCCGTCGGAAGTAGATCGGATACGAGATTGGCCGAGCGTATTCCAATGTTAGCTTGACGAGTAAAAACACTATTCTTGTATTTAATTCCGAGAAGCTTGATGTTCCGTGTTGCTAGCATGGTTTCGCAATCGATGTTTTCATTGTAAACTTGTTCAATTGCCTTTAAGGCTTCTCGGGCATCCATGTTGAAAACGGCTGGGCGATTATCCGCTAAAGGCTCACGATGAGGGTTATCGACTGAATAATCTTCGATGTTGAACATTTCTCCTTCAGCGATGCGTTGAGACCAAGGCAATATAACACATAAAGCGTTTACCACCAAGTGTACGAGAAGCATACTGTGGAGATGTTGCTTGACAAATTTAGGAATAAATTGCTTTCGCCAGAGATCCtaatgaaaggaaaagaaaacaatctgTTAACGACACTTAACCTTCTCCAATAAAACTTCATGATCTACGAACAAAGATGACGGGCTTTGTGTAAACAACCCCGCAAAAAAGACAGGGATACAGGAATTTTGACAACGAAAGCTAAGATACCTACGTTGCTAATTATACAAACGCCATTGGCGCATTGTCATCTTTGATCCAAGTTTCTATGAAACGTCAACTAGCATCGCATGATCTcagttattttttcttgttgtctGACGAGCAAGCGAACACACAAGCCAACGTTCGATGGAAATTCAACTTTGAAGGTGCTTTCGAGGTGaattagaaattaaaatttgtatTTCTCAAATACAAATTTGATGATTCTCAAATACAAGCGTTAGGAAAGATAACTACACAAACATGAAGAAGCAACAGCTTTTGACAATTATACGTGCTGGTTTACGTTCGATCATCGTCATAAATATGATCAACCGGATCATGCAGTAATTTACAAATAAGAgactttttttttagtaaaaaccAATACAACGTAGATTATATTAATACCGTAACGGTGGGTCCAACATTTCGGCGGGCCAATTATGCTGCTGGTTTATAATTATGATGTGATCTTCTAGATAAGATCGATTTAGTAGCAAGAGATTTCTTTGAGCAGAAACTAATACAACGTAGTAGAATATGCTAATGTGTGTGCAACATTTCGGCTTGACAAACCAGCCTGCAGCAGGTGCAATCGGAATTTGAAGTTCCAAGAGGTTTAAAACTCAAGGTACATTCATTACAAAAGTACTGGAGGCCAGGTGAATTGATTGTGTTCGAGATTATTTTGACATTTAATTGCGGAAATTGCAAACTTCTCATTCAATCTTCGTTGCATGAGTTTTGccctccaattttttttttcattcgcaCTTTTTTCTTATCCTTCGAATTACCTCCCCGCTTAAATTTTCTTAAGGTTGTTCGCTCGCTATTCTCCTCACAACCTTTCTTCGCTTTGCCACAAATAAGACAAAGTAACGAGATAAAACTGTTGGAAAGCTGTGGCGTTTTAGTTTTGACGTTTTCAGAAATCGATAGCCTTTTTTCTTACGACAAATTATTTATCTCCAAGGCATTTAGTTTCCTTAATTACCAAAAATGCTCTTCTTGAATCGCCGAACGCTACCGGAGATTTCTGAACAGAAAACCGACTAAAAAAAGCGGAGTTAACACTATCAATTCTTCttcgctttctttttttcacaggATGTGATCATAATTTGATTCAATTACGATGGATTTCGATCGTTTTATTGCATGACAAGATACCTGACATCTATTTAAACACCAAGCAAACAAACCAAATTAAAACTGGGGCATGTGTCATTTGCCATACAACGAGTGTCTCCTTGGAATTgactttgtttcctttgtttaatTAAATTGTGTCGTTTGCAGACAACAACGACATAAATATACCGTGATCGGACTTGAAGACACTATTCTATTGTGCAATTATCACTTGCCACGCGTTTCCACCGAAACTAAATGCAATTATCACTTGCCACGCGTTTCCAccgaaactaaaaaaaaaaatgcttgggTATGAAAAGAACCCCGTTTAAGGAACAAACATTCACCTTatttcataatggcggccaataaattactctttttgtttgcatgttaattagccctcttaattggccgccattttggaacaaGGTGTATGGCTGGGAAATCCTTAAAACCAGTTTTTCTTTAACCTGCAAGACTGAGCACCCGCagtaaaccattgttttaacgaaaaccgctggtaaGCAACCTGGGGCTGCCTTCCTTTTGTTGAGGTAGACAaacatggccgctgtgacgtcaGGGAAAAAACCCAAGTAAAATGGCAGAGACAACTTGCAAAGTATGCGCAGGCGGCTAACCTAGTTCCGAGTTCTAACATATCGAATAGAAACGAGGAGAGAGATTTTCACTACAATTTCACTTCTGTTGGCTTGAAAAtacgtcatcatcatcatcatcatcatcatcattatcagtATATTTATTACTATCATGACGACAAGGGATATTGAAGCGTGGCCATGAAACGTAGTCATTACAgaaatcattattatcatcattgttaGCAACATCGCCATTACCAACTTCACTACCGTCATCATCATCTCCATCACTATCctcgtcatcatcgtcgtcatcatcatcattgtcgtcgtcgtcgtcatcatcatcatcatcgtcgttgtcgttatcattatcatcatcatcgtcgtcgtcgtcatcatcaccatcgtcgtcgtcgtcgtcgtcatcatcatcaaattATGAAGGGTGAGGCTGATATTTTCGCACGTGAAAAGATATCCTGTTACCATCACGTGACAAAATCATCGTAGTTATGGTTACATTATAAATTGCATCTTTGCGAAGAAAAGCACCACAAGGTCGACTTAATCATCGctacctcgttcccaggacgtCTTTCAAAAGCCCGGGGTGAGGTTTTAGGGACGAGGTAAGGGATCGTCGCAATTAGAGTGCtacttaaaggggctatgtcacGATATTTGTTCTTATTTTAAGTCTAAAATATGTCTTTAAATCAATTGACACCTGATGTGTGCAGCCTGCGCTGTGGAACAGCTTGCCTGCACACATCTGCACGATTGATTCACTTGCAATATTTAAGAAATCTCTTAAGACCAATCTTTTTAAGCTAGCGTTTTGGATTCGCACTACAATCTTATcggtattttgtattttatttatttacttttgattcattcattcattaattCACTGTAATTATCTATTGTTAGTAgcatttttattgtaattatttattgtaaATACTAGTTTCCTTGGATTGTAAGGCGCCTTTGATCATTCTATGATGTTAAAGGGCGCTatataagtaaataaattattatgactATATTACAACCTTGTGACTGCTTACTGTCTCCTATTGTCATGGATGGCAAGCATGGAGATGGAttacaacttgaaaaagttggccaactTTTCCAAGTTCTCACTCTGTACTGATCGAGTTTTTAGCCCAGAATCTACCTTAGATAGCTCTTtccgtaaaaaaaattatcgcagatcttcttctcgtgttcaaagAAGCACATTACATGAAAGGCAATAGGGAATTGTAAATGTAAAGTTTTGACGAGAAAAGAGCAAAAGTACCGTGACATTGCCCCCTaaagcagaaaatgaaaactgagGCCTTAAATAGCGTTCTTAACTGCGAGAATAACGTCAACGatgttcaataaaaaaaatcaaatcactAGGAAGGTTTTAAATTTCATTGATATTTATTAATGAACACAACTTTCTACGGTCCTTTGAAATACAGAATTTATCACCTaaagttttaaatttcattGGTATTTATTAATGAACACATCTTTCTACGGTCCCTTTGAAATACAGAATTTATCACCTCGAGTTGAAAAAAAACCACTTAATTCAATTATTGGTTCATTCGGATCTGAATATATTTTCTAAAACGAGAagataaatttggaaatttcgatACTTTCTGGGCCtcttttttacaaaatttttaaatcatggttttgttttcattgcctCGTAATTCACAAGGAATACACCCATACAAGACAATAATTGGATTTGACCTTGGACAACGAATAATCTCTGATTTCCACGAGTAATAAAAGAGTGGACTAAATGTAAGCGTAGCCAAGAAACTTGAGACGAAGAGCCAAAATTTggaattaatattaaaatctcGCGTGCGCTTGCATTTTGTCCGCTCTCTTATCGCTACGCGACTAAACGCAGTCTTGACCACAAAGCCACGAGGTCATTCCTTAATATAGATATGACAAggttgtcaatttttgtcttcttttaaaGGTAGCAAAACCTCTCCAGGTCCAAAAGCAATTTCCCAGCATCCGGTTGGATTTGCAATATACAGATTATCATATTTGGCTTAACTTTTAGGGCctagggcccgtttctcgaacgtcccaaAACTTTTTGGGTGACaaatccctttgtatcttcaataagaacacgtttcaagctttgaaacttgacaGTTAGTTTGCCTTTCCttatatctgaaacatattaaaagagcaggtCTTCAAGGCAAGTGGATCACAGTTCCAAGCATTGCTTTTCGGGctcgataagttaccgggtctttcgagaaacgaccCCCTGACTGGTGATTTCTGAACATTTCATTCAACTTTTCAGCAAGATAATCTAAAAATTCatccatataattttttttgcttaatcAAGTTAAGTAAATTTCAGATAGCTAACGGCCTACTATGAAGTGTGAAATAACGAATTCTAATAGTActagttttggaaaaaaaagaagctctCTCGAAGTCTTGtggatgaaatattttttcctttcgtTATTTTTTGCACAAGTCAGATTCTGAATTTCGACCAAGCCTGGCTGGCTCGCTTAATGTAATACCGAGCAGAACCTCGGcaaaccgagccagcccggcTTATGTAATCGACCCCCACTGATCTAAAAGAAAGATTGGATTTAGCCACCTATTGTTTGCACGCGCCAAAATTTGAAGCCAGGTTATTTtgatcgccgccatcttggtaaGACCACCTTAGCGCCACAGCTTTGGATCTGTTGTCTGAAGATTATGAATCTAAAATATTCAAAGCGTTAGTAGAAAATCCTGGCTGCTATCTGGGCCATCGATGCTTTCATCAAAACCTTTTACAAACTGAGGTCTCACAGTACAGTGGTCTCACCGAGATGTCCGTCgtaaatagacctctttagcttgcatgttttgttttcccatttcagaccacgtgatgctactcgagtgaatactttttttcaaatgtcgtcttatgcacgtgcaaatgtaccggcataactaataaaaaaaacaaaaggcaaattcccatggGGGCATCatgtggtctgaaatggaaaaacaaaatatacaagctaaagaggtctattgcttggctacaaaaatgaaatgatggaagctcgatccagtcttcttTTTAGATCAGTGTCGGCCTCTAACTGCCCGACATGCCGTTGGTAACAACTCGTCACGTACCCTCTTTTAGCATGAGCAATAAAACACTGAAGTCCGGCATACTTGTCGCGAATACAAGCCCCCCTACAGGACTGGTAATCGATCCGTCCAACCAGGAAATATCCCCCGGGGTAAAGTTTGATCCCCGCACGGATCTCCGAAAAGGCGGAAGGGAAAGTTCCGCCACAGTCtcttcatttttagttcttacCACATACAAGGAGTTCATGCCCATTAATAGGCTGTACATGTTTCCGTAAGAGACTAACCATTTGGCTGGAGATTCAGTAAAAACCCTGGAATAGAAAACGATTGtataaaaaaaacatatatagaCATTTTTAATAAGCTAATATTATACGTGGACCTGACGTTTAGGATATATAGTTTCACAGGCATCGCTTGCGAGAGTACACTTAAGGGTTTCGGCAAAATAAGGCTAAAGTTTGCCTTTTATCAAAGCTCTTTGAAATTCGTAGGAGTTCAACTCCTTTTAAACACGCAAATGCGTGGATTGCAACGTCACTGCATAATTTGTGCGTAGAACCACACTTGCAGGCAAGCGCGATGTCTTTTCATCATTTATGCATACAATTGAACGTggagaaaaataaatttgcagAGGAAGTATCGTCAGGTTATCACCAAGTGAtataaaatgggaaaacaaaatgttcaagGTCTAAAGATCTcttgaaagaaataaattatcaCGACACTgaattatgttttgttttgggaATTCCAACTGCCAATTCATgtatcagtcaattccagctgcatCCAGCACCCTTCCCCACCCATCCCCTGGGCTAACCCCCTTGAACTTGCCCTTTTTCTCcttatggatggcaaattcccgGGGGCTGGTGCAGTGAAGCTGTCAAATGCCAGGAGTTGGGGACGAAAGTAAAGTGCAAGTGCCGAAACCCTCGCGATCGTTCCAATCAACCCTGCAACAGGTTTTATTCATTACATCATAGATTACTGCCGATTTCAGCGTTTTAACGCCAGTTTTCACTTCCGTGCGTCTCCAATAGATCGCTCCTAACTTTATAGTAAAGACCTCATAGACAAATATTGcattctttattatttttagcaTTTATCACGCTTGCTCGTTagcaaaaataaattgaaattaattaatCAGCAGAGAAGCAGAGTTTTTTTCCATATAATATGAAAATAGGCAAAACTTGCAGTATTTAAACGACGATCCACATCAACGTGTTTTGAATCTTATTAGTGCCCACAACATTCATTTTTGGTTCAACAAAGAAAGCAATGGACTTCTCTTCCTGGATAATGCAATGTTAACGACGGTTCCTTTCTTTATATCATGTTCGTTTCAAAAGCAACGGTAGTAAGAAGTAATACAACCCCCTTGAAAAGGCCTTTGAAATATTTGACCTTTGTGACGATAAAAActggaaacattttttttttacttccaaACAAGGAAAACCTAATTTCTAATTTACACAAAGAAAGCAATGCATTAGCCCTCCAAGATTATTTACTTGCAAACAGTCACAACTAAGTTCTCATTTAATTTCCGTCAGagaaatatcaaaatattaCTAGAAAGTTTCATGGACACTTTTCGGTTCACAACGTCCAAAACTGGGTAATACCCGGCCCCCCGGTCGAGCTAAATTAGCTAAAgccccacccccgggactgaCAGTTGCCCCGGGGAGGGGGGGTGcggctggaattgactgatgcattacaAGCGCAGTCGAGGAGTTGGCTCACAAAGTTCCAAAGAGAAATCAATGGTTACAACATCATTAGAACTTAAGTCCTGCGCCCATTTCATTTGCATTTCTAAACAAACAATCTTTACCAACCTAGTAATAAGTAAAGTTTTGAAATCCCACACAAGGATTCCGACGTCGGAAGCACACGCAATAGAGCGGCCATTAAACTGAACACGAGGTTGAAGATGTACATTAAGTTCTTCTGGAGTAAGCGTTGTCAAACACTTCTCGCTTTCGTAAGCAAGGGACCAGATCTtcagaaaacaaagaataaagGTCAGTTTAGCTATTAAAGGAATCTAGCGATGAAATGTATTCCGTGGTAATAACAGAATACTTGCTTTACTTTACATGTTGTCATTGACACAGGTGTTTGTGTCCAGAAAGTTTCTCGTTGATAATGGTTAGACAATTgtaaaactgacgtttcgagcgtttacccttcgtcattcgctctgacgaagagctaatgAAAACGTCATTTTCGTAATGTTTTTGCACTGGTAAGTTTATCCATTAGTATTTAGTCGTTACCTAACAAAATAGTTCGTGCTTTTTCAACTAACATGGCACAATAGTTTCTTTAGGAACTAAAGCTTTCACATGTTTGTTATACACAAACCCGTTGGGCCAAGTGACGCGATATTTTTAGCGGAATTTTGTCGTTGGTGCTCCTGATTGACAACGTTGAGACTTAAAtgaagttgttattattattattattattattattattattattaccattatcatcattattattaccattactattactattatacgTTCATTTCTAGACATATTAAAGTGTACTatagttatcattattatcac includes:
- the LOC136921989 gene encoding probable G-protein coupled receptor CG31760: MLLVHLVVNALCVILPWSQRIAEGEMFNIEDYSVDNPHREPLADNRPAVFNMDAREALKAIEQVYNENIDCETMLATRNIKLLGIKYKNSVFTRQANIGIRSANLVSDLLPTGSAKSLNFSDGMVLRTHPEVLYAMVRNNLEHDPLIVGSALVLDNNSFINNSFYAPYAYRNSEDSFIKITDWSANWGYVHEAFMKFMRQKSLNRAFPTRSTYFFQENKADKRMNLTHHFVESIDGLWSRPYFECSTLKAWVITYSSPILGNWDKKGNVSFMGVGTIDIALTNVDINQCDKTRGGIFQFEIFAGTHNCKNETTQCTFVSGLGFRAGSYKCVCKPGYYFPNVTAREKYFNGSVIEAEAADQKASYYSNPDSFQCLKCQPGCKTCKDSSPCIVTMDWPLRKALMGLTAVSIVGAIGIMAFVIHFRELKVVKTASPQFLVIILLGCILQYCEMLIEYPGSRNLFCIMRLWFRHIGFGLGFTSLLLKTWRISVIYRVKSAQKIKLTDRQLSQRLAPILALYIVYLLAWSLAKPSHAIEMKMTGGLRFEECSVDWWDHAILIFEMLFLLWGIHLCYKVRKAPSAFNESKFISWSIYNLTVVTLLLKITRFFIGNLAGPDLLYLLEFFRVQLSITVLLGLVFVPKILRVIKGRGDTFDTRGRLASLKGGAVSMSATGTSQITVNLSQENEELREEIRKLYAQLQQLKTTNMEAGNRHLGRTSSVMHASSTPSLVSFSSPSENGSVAHLVLSPGNGKRQQKFSATTEPASDSV